The Sulfurospirillum diekertiae genomic sequence GTTGCTCACAAAAACAGTGAAAGTTCTCCTTCTCAGATTCCACTTTATGTGGTTTTGAGTGAATCTTCTAAATCACTTCCTTATGCTTCTAAAGAGGAGTTAAGTGCCAAACTAAGTGCATTAAAGCTGATGAATACGCAAGGCATGATGGTACCACTCTCAGAAGTGGTGCGTGTCGAAAAAGTGAAGTCAACGCCAACCATTATGTCCAAAAATTTGCAGACAATGGTGAGCATCGTTGCCGAAGCAGATTTGGTTTCTCAAGTGTATCCACTTTTGGATGCGCGCAGTCGTATTCAAGATACTTTGAAAGACGAGTTTGAAATTAGTCGAAGCCATCTCTTTGATTTAACACTCAAAGACAAAAAGAGTGGTGAAGTATTTAATCTTGTCTGGGATGGTGAAATGAAAGTAACGATGGATACGTTCCGAGATCTTGGCGGAGCTTTCATTGCGGCGCTGATTTTGATTTTCTTGTTAATGGTCGTTTACTATAAAAGCTTTGCACTCTCTGGTATTGTGCTTTTAGGAAGTTTCCTCTCCATCATTGGGGTGATTGTTGGGCATTGGATCATGGATCTGTTCACATCAACAACTTTCTTTCTCACAGCAACGTCGCTGATTGGTTTTATTTCATTGATGGGTATTAGTTCACGAAATGCACTGTTATTGATTGATTTTACCAAGGCGTTAATGACTCAGGGAATGGATAAACAAGAGGCGATTGCAAAAGCGAGTGCTACCAGAGCAAAACCGATTGTTCTTACTGCTGCTGCAATTATTTTAGCGAGTACATTGCTGGCAACCGATCCTATTTTTGGTGGATTGGGTGTTGCATTGATCTTTGGAACAATTGCGGCGGTTATCGTATCGTTAATTGTTGTTCCTGTACTCATGAGTAACACGAAAGCGATCTAAAGAGATTTACATGTAAAGCATAAGGGAACTTATCGCTTTACATGTAAAAATTTTCTGCGGGTTAAAATCAATAAGCGCATCATGCGAAAAGCAAAAAGACGTTTGTTCATAATGCTAATTTTGCGACAATTCTCATTTTTTAAACATTCAAATACTTCTTCTAATGCCAATTTCTCACTTACAGATAAGTTTGTCATACCGTTCCTTTTTGCCCGTCATTGATCTTACGCACTAATCTCACAATATCTTCATCTTTTAACATACCCAACATATTAAAAACTACTGGAATGCCCATAGGAGCGCTACTACCGAGTCTCCACTCTTGATAGGTACGCATGGATATTCCAAAAGTTTCTGCCATCTTTTTTTGAGAAATCTTCTTCCCCATATTTTCGGCTTCAATGGCATTATGCAAAAGATTGATGATATCGCTTGTTTTCATCGTATTATAGTACAAAAAAATGTATTAAACATAAATTAAAACGTATTAAATATACTAATTAATTTATATTTTAAACTTTTTATAGAATATTATACCAATAATATTGTTTATTATAACAATTATATTGATTTAAATATACAATATATTGTATAAAAATAGGCGATTTTGTTGTCACCACTTTTTTCGCTATAATGATGAAAACTAAAATTTAGGAGAATGTATGGCCTCTATTTCAATGGGCGACTTAAAAAAAGGGTTAAAGATCGAAATTAACGGTACACCGTATAAAATCGTAGAGTATCAACATGTTAAACCAGGAAAGGGTGCGGCATTTGTACGCTGTAAAATCAAATCATTTATGGATGGCAAAGTTATCGAAAAAACATTTCATGCAGGCGATAAATGTGAAACACCACATCTTGAAGATAAAATCATGCAGTTTTTGTATGATGATGGTGAGTTCTTACAATTTATGGACAGCGTATCGTATGAGCAAATTGCCTTATCACACGATCAAGTGGGCGAAGCAGCGGACTGGATCATTGATGGTATGAATGTAGATATGCTGTACCATAATGGTAAACCTATCAGCGTTGAAGCACCTCAATTTGTTGAGCTTAAAATCGTTGAGACTCCTCCTAACTTTAAAGGAGATACTCAAGGTGGTAAAAAACCTGCAACGCTTGAGAGTGGTGCTGTTGTTCAAGTACCTTTCCACGTGGTTGAAGGCGATGTCATCAAAGTTGACACCGTTCGCGGCGAGTATTTAGAAAAAGTCAAATAATCTTACATGTAAAAACATAGTACAGGTGATTGTACTATGTTTTTACGCTCTCTCCTCTCTGCTTTCATGTTATAATAACTCCAACTCAATCGTTTGATAGGAGTGTTGCCATGTTGACGAATCTCTCCATTAAAGCGCGTAATATTTTACTAGCATGTGTCGTTTTATTGGGGCTTACCGCCATTCATACAACGGCAAAATTTTTTCATGATAAAGAAAAAGTCCTTTTAAATCTTCGTGAGAATATCTCTTCGCTTAAAGAAGATATTTTGACGCTTCGTAAACATGAAAAAGACTTTTTGATGCGCCATGATGTCACGTATGAAAAAGCACTGTTAGAAGCATCTACAAAACTTTTGGAACGTTTAAAAATTATTACTCAAAAAGCAGATGAAAAAGGCATTAATACAACTGATCTTAGGCAGTTGCAAGAAGTTATCACTACCTACGTACGTATTTTTAATGAAGTAGCCGCTCAAAAAAAGAGAATAGGTCTTAGTCCTGAAGCGGGGCTTGAAGGACACATGCGTCAAGCGATTCATGAAGCGGAGAGTGGATTTAAAGATCTTAAAGATTACAAAATGCAGACGCTGATGCTGACGTTGCGTCGTAATGAAAAAGACTTTATGCTCCGTCTTTCTCCCAAATATGCCGAAGAGCATCGTGTCAATTATGAAAAGGCGCTTGCGTATGCGCAGAGTCATGAAGAGCTTGCTTTTTCTGTGAAACTTCTTGAGACGTATCGCCAGAGCTTTGTTGAATTTGTGAAGGCCTATGAAGTGTTAGGGTTGAATGAAAAAAGTGGGCTCAATGGAAAACTTCGCGACACCGTACACCAAACCGAAGCGCTTGTGGCAAAATCTACGCAGACATTGGACACCGAAATTGATGAGAGTATTCGTAGGACAACCGTGATTTATGTCATCGTAGGTGGAATGATCGTGGGAAGTGTGTTGTGTCTCATTTTCTTGATCATTCGCAGTGTTTTAGTTCCCTTGCGTGGTTTAACTCAAGCGATTGTTGCCAATGAACGCGATTTAACCCTTCGTTACAGTACGCCTTACAACGATGAGCTCAAAGAGATTGTTGATGCCCTGAATGCCTTTATGGAGCGGTTGCGAAAGATTGTGATTGGCGCGATTCATGCGAGTGATGAGAATGCCGCCGTGTCGCATGAACTCTCGACCACATCCAACAACATCGGTAAACGTGCAGAAGAAGAGAGCCACATCGTGGCGCGTACGACTCAAACGGGCAATCAAGCACGTGATAACATCGATGGCTCTGTAGATAACTCCAAAAAGGCACAAGTTGAAATTATCCAAACCAACGAGGCACTCACGGAGGCCAATCAAATTTTTACGGTTTTAATTGCAAAAATTGAGCAAACAGCTGTCGTCGAGAGTGAGTTACAAACCAAAATGGTCACACTGTCGCATGATGCTGATAATGTCAAAGGAATTTTAAGCGTGATTAGTGACATCGCCGATCAGACCAACTTATTGGCACTCAATGCTGCCATCGAAGCCGCACGTGCAGGTGAACATGGCAGAGGATTTGCGGTTGTGGCGGATGAGGTGCGTAAATTGGCGGAACGAACCCAGAAAAGTTTGGTCGAAATCCACGCAACGGTCAGTGTCATAGTGCAAGCGATTGTCAATGCCGCCGCGCAGATAGAACAAAATGCAACACTGTTTGAAGGTCTTGTAACCCAATCAGCGGAAGTTTCCCATAAAATAGACACGTCGGTGCTTCTCATGGGCAATGCCATTAACGTGGTCGCTTTAGCCACCCGTACTTCGGAAGAGACCGGCAGTGAGATCAAAACGATTGTCGACGAGATTAATGAGATCAACCATATCACATCAAGCAATGCAAGAGACATCGAAGAGATTGCTTCAGCGGCAGAACATCTGCACAGCGTGACGCAAAAACTCAACGACCAGTTACACTATTTTAAAGTTTAAAACAAGGAGTTCAAAATGAGCAAAAAAGTGATTGTCCCTTTGGCGGAGGGATTTGAAGAGATCGAAGCCTTGAGTATTGTCGATATTTTAAGACGAGCAGGGATTGAGGTGGTGATGGCAGGCTTAGAATCTTTACATGTAAAAGGGGCACACGGTGTTACCGTCGTAGCAGACGCACTTTTAAAAGAGTTAGATGGAAACCGTTTTGATATGATAGCGCTTCCTGGAGGACTCCCCGGTGCGACCAATTTAGCCGCAGATCAAAACGTGCAAGCACTCCTGAAAGCCTTTGATGCCAAAGGCAAAGCGATAGCCGCTATTTGCGCCGCTCCTTATGCGCTTAAAACGGCGGGCGTGCTTAAAAACACCTACACGTGTTACCCAGGATTTCAGGCTAAAATTGGCGCAGAAGGGTACACCGCAAACGCTAAAGTGATCAAAGAAGGCAATGTAACAACATCGCAAGGGCCTAGCACCGCCATGCTATTTGCACTCTCACTCGTGGAAGAGTTGTGCTCTAAAAATGTAGCGGATGCGTTAGCCAAAGATTTATTGATAGTGTCATAGTAGGTACAAAATAGGAGATTGTGGTATGTTGTCGAAAATTAAAGTTAAACTCATTTTTTTATTTGTCATTTTATGTGTTGGTTTTGGTATTATTGGTTTTGATACCATTAAGATGGGCTCCGATGCAAAAGGTGTTGCCGTGCGTTTTCAGGCGCTTCAACGTCTTGAAGCTGATGTCTTGACCTGCATGATGGATCTTCGAGGTTTTCAGCTTTTGGGCAATCCAAAAATGCTCGAACACTATGAGCAAAGTTATCAAAAATCATCACAAACTATTGACAAGCTGGCAACCATTTTTTTAAGTAAAGTCAATCAAGAAAAAATAGCAGCCATTAAAAAGAATTTTGAAGAGTGGCATACCATGAATGTGCCACGTGTGAAGATTTTAGCACAGTATGGTAAAGGGGTCAACGACCCAACGTTTGAGCAATACCATCCAGCAGAACACGCAACACTTAACACCTTAACGCAAGAGAGTGCCGTACATTTTGATACCTTAGTGGAACAGTTACAGTCCCTAACGAAAAGTGTTGAAAAAACAAATTTCGCACGTTTGGATACGGATGAGTGGGTCAATAAAATTGCGCTAGTCATTATTTTAATGGTTGTATCTGTTGCATTTATGATGATTGCGCGAAGTATTCACCGCTCTGTTGCTGAAGCTCAAAGCAAATGCGAACAGATGCGTCAGAGCAAAGCGCTCAATATGTCACTGCAAATTTCCAGCCATGACGAGATTAGCGAAACCATGCAAACGGTCAATGCTCTTTTGAATGAAATAGCGACGGCGATTGCGCAAGCCAAAGATAATGCGGCTGAAAATGCTTCGGTGGCGGAAGAGCTTTCCAGTACCAGCCTAGAGATTGGTAAACGCGCGGAAGAGGAAGCTAATGTGGTAAAAGAGACTACCAAGGAAGCCGAAACGGTTGCTTTAGAAATTGAACGCACGAGTGCCGATGTAACCCGTGTTAAAGAGACGATTTATACCGCGCAAAAGAGCCTTTTGTTGGCGCAAAATTTGTTGAACGAAACGATTGCACAACTGGATGATACGGTTCATGCAGAATCAGACATTAACGCGCGTCTCAATCAGCTCTCACAGGATACCGATCAAGTGAAGAGTGTGTTGGATGTCATTAGCGATATTGCAGAGCAGACCAATCTTTTAGCACTGAATGCTGCAATAGAAGCGGCAAGGGCAGGGGAGCATGGGCGTGGATTTGCTGTCGTGGCGGATGAAGTGCGCAAGTTGGCGGAGCGAACCCAAAAGAGCTTGGTGGAGACCAATGCAACGATCAATGTGATTGTTCAGTCTATTCAAGATATTTGTGGGCAAATGAATCATAATGCAAAGCGTATTCATGATTTGGGCGCGTTCTCCGTTAAAGTCAGTACACAAACGGGTGATGCGGTCAGTTTGCTCGATGAAAGCGCTCATGCTGCCGATGGTGTTGTTGCAAAAGCAGAAAACAATGTTAAGCGTATCAATACCGCCGTCATTCATAAAATCGAAGCGATCAATAGCCTTTCAAGTTCCAATGCAAGAAGTGTCGAAGAGATCGCTGCTGCCGCTGAACATTTGGCACGTTTATCGGAGAGTTTGAGCCTCACATTAGCACAATTTAAAACCGCGTAACCTTTTACATGTAAAGCTTATACCTCTTTGCAAAATCGAAGAGGTATAAGTGACTACACTGTCTTCCTATAAAACAAAACAAATAATACTAAGAATGAATTAAGTGAATAAAATATATTATTGCATACTATTTTATTAAAAGATAATAATGTCAATTTCAACAATTAAAAGTAAACTGATACTTCTTTTGGTCGTATTGCTTACCAGTTTTGGTATTTTAGGTTACGAACTAAACCATTTGTCTAGTGTTGGAAAAGTGGCAGCGATGCGCTTGGCGGGGACGAGCGAGATAGAAGAACATATTTTACAAATGCGGTTAGAGCAATGGAATTATCAAATTTATTTTCAACAAAAAAATCTTGATAGGTATAAAGAGCATTATGAAGACGCTGTTAAAAAAATGGAGACGCTCTCTGGGCAGTTGCTTTTGAAAACCAATCAAGAAAAAGTGATCACCATTAAAAAAGGTCTTGAGGCGTGGTATGCTCTTGACGAACAGCGCATGGCACTTTGGAAAAAATATGGGAAAAAAGTGCATGAGCCCTCTTTTGAGGTAGACCATAAGGCTGATTATGAGATGCTGGAACGCATAGCCAAAGAGAGTGGCGAAATATTTAATCCATTATTGGTACAGCTTAAAGATATTCATGATCAGATTAAAACAGTCAATTTTGAAAAACTTGATACGGCTAAACTAACGTCGATTACACTGCTGATCGTGGTTATTATCGTAGTGCTGATCATCTTTTTTATCATCAATTCATCGATACAATCTTCTGTAGAGCGTGCGAAAAAAAGCTGTGATGCGATAATTCATACGAAAGATTTAAGTCTGAAAATAGAAACCGGTAGTCACGATGAGATTAGTGGCATTACCCATGCTGTCAATACGCTTTTGGCGGAACTCAAAAATGCAATTTCAAATGCAAAAAGCAATGCTATCGAAAATGCTTCTGTGGCGGAGGAACTTTCTAGTACCAGTTTGCAAATTGGTAAGCGTGCCGAAGAAGAATCCGCTATTGTCTTTCAAACAACAAGCGATGCTGGGATCGTTTCATCACAGATGGATGAAGCCAAAAATCAAGCAAAAAAAGTAAAAGAAGTCACTGGTGATGCCCAAAAAAGCTTTAGTATTGCTCAAAATTTACTCGAAGAGACAATCTCTCAACTCAACCAAACCGCGCACGCCGAAGCTGCCATCAATGAACGCCTTAACCACCTTGCTGAAGAGGCTCAACAGGTACGATCAGTTTTAGATGTTATCGGCGATATTGCAGATCAAACGAACTTATTAGCGCTGAATGCAGCGATTGAAGCAGCGCGTGCGGGAGAACATGGGCGTGGATTTGCCGTCGTTGCCGATGAGGTGCGAAAATTGGCAGAGAGAACCCAAAAAAGTTTGGTTGATACCAACGCAACGGTCAATGTCATCGTTCAATCTATCGGTGATATCAGTGGCGAGATGAATGGCAATGCGAAACGCATCAATGAATTAACCGAGTTTTCTACCAAAGTAACGACTCAAACGAGTGATGCGGTTGCAATGTTGGCACAAAGCGTTGAAGCGACGGATGAAGTGGTTGATAAAGCCGATTCCAATGTGAAATTGATTAAAAGTGCTGTCATTGAAAAAATTAGCACGATTAATGAACTCTCAAGCTCTAATGCAAGAAGTGTCGAAGAGATCGCCTCGGCAGCAGAACATCTCTCTAAATTAGCAGGTTCACTCAGTAGCACGCTCTCCCAGTTTAAAACCGCGTAAACTTTACATGTAAAGAGTAGAAATACTCTTTACTTCTCTTCGTACTTGAGTTTTAAACCGTCACTGCCCATCACAAAACCGCTAATGACAATCTTTCCTTCATGTACCATTTTATGATGTTTGGCACACAATGGGATAAGGTTGTAACGGTGATTTTGGTGAAAGTGGTCGATGTTGCCGTGCTCATCTGCGCACTCTTGCGCTTTAATGTGATGCACCTCTTCAACATACTCATCACACAGCGCACATTTGGCAAGGTAGAGGTTTTTATTGTATTTACTGCGTTTTTTCTGCTTTAAAAGCTCCATATCGCCCAGTTCACCTGCAAGGCTTCTACGAATGTCGTAGGCGGTTTTAATAAACGTTGGGTCCATATGCAATGATTTTGCAAACTCTAAACCGTACAGTGAGCTTCCACTTCCAATTTCCAGTTTTCGGTTGTACAAAAGCTTGTCACTCTCCTCATCGTAACTCACACCCAAATGGAGGTAAATCACCTTTTTAAGCTCCGAAATGAGTGAAAGACGGTTTAGTTGATGTAAGTGCGTGGCAAAGACAAAGAAAGAGCCTAACGTGTGCATTTTAATGACGCTGCTTGCCACAATCGCCAAAGCCGATTCGGTCTCCGTTCCATGGCTAATCTCATCACCTAGTACAAGGGAAAACTCCGTGGCGCGGTTGAAAATATTTTTAAGCTCTAACATCTCCACCGTAAACGTTGAAAGCCCTTTGTAGAGATTATCATGGCTGATAATGCGTGTAAAGATTTTATCGAAAAGATGAAAACGCAGACTCGCACACGGCACAAAAAAGCCCGCTTGCGCCATAATGACGGCGATACCAAGGCTTTTCATTAAAGAGGATTTACCGCTGGAGTTGATGCCATAGAGCAAGATACCTTGCACATCATTCTCATGACACGCTTCAAGCGTAACATGATCGTGCGTGATCTCTGGCGTGCAATGCCCTAAGAAAAGATCGTTAGGAATGTAAATGCCATTCTCTTCGCGCGATTCAATGAGCGGATGACGTAGCCCTATGGCTTCAATAAAACGCCCTTTCTCTTGCATCGGTAAAAGCTCAGGTCGGACGTAGTTGTATAAAACGGCACATTTGGCATTGCTTAGCGCAACATCCAGTGTGCCCACAAACGAGATGAGATGCTCCAGCGTCAACGCATAATGCGTCTCGATTTTCTCTAACATCTCATCGTAACGTTGTTTCACCAATGCGATCATTTGAAGGTTGCTCAGCGTTATCTCTTGGGAAATCTCATCAATGAGTGAGGCAGAAATCTTCACGCTATTTTTGAGGTGCTTGTAGGTAAAATCTTTGAAGAAATAGTGTTGCTCGCCAATGGTGATAAAGCTTTGCATCAGTTTGTCTTCAATGAGCGCAAAACGGTTTCTGCTGATCGCAATGTAATGTCCCTCACTCTCCAACCATTCGATGCTCAGTGTGGAGCGATTGCCTTCTTCAAAGAGCGCTTCAATGTGGTTTGCGATGTGCTCGAGTGCGCTAAAACGCTCTTGTTTGTTTTGTTCTATTTTATCAATTTGCGGAAAGATCCCTTTTTGAAACAGATTTTCACTAATCTGATCTTTTCGAAATTTCGCGCAACTATCCAGTACAAAAGTATTTTTAAGCATCAAAAGCAGTGCTTCACTTTCATCGAAAAGCTCTTTGGGAATGGGTACTTTTTTAAGCTCTGCTGCTTTGAGAATGCCCAAAATCGCTTCAAGCGATGTCCCGAGGTAATCAAGCTCCAACGGGTGCAGCTTTTTAAGTGCAATACGCCTTAAAATGCGTTCCAAATCGTAGACTTGTTTGAGCGCAATTTCAAATTTTTTATAATCGCTGATGAGTTGAGCGCTTAAATCAAAACGCTCATTTAAGGTTTTAAGGTCACAAATGGGATTGAGCAGGCGCTCTTTTAAAAGCCGTTTTCCGATGGCGGTGGAGGTCTGATCGATCAGGTTTAAAAGCGTCATCTCCGAAGGGTTTTTAGAGATGATGTCGAGCTGTTCGAGTGCATTGTTGCCGATGTAGAGGTAACGACTGTTGCCAAGCAAAATAGGGCGGCTCATCTTCTCAATGATATTAGCATCGTGTTCGATGATAAAATCGCATAAAATCGCCAATGATTCACTGGCATATGGGTAGCGTTCGATGTCAAGATATTCGATGGGAGAGAGGAGGGAACGAATGGCGTAAATGCGTCCAAAAAGCTCGTTTTGATAGGTCACTTTCAAGCGCTCTTTGTTGATGCAATGAACTACGCTGGGCGTAATTTCAAGGTAATTTTGCACCCATTCTTTATCGATGCTCTCCGTGTTAAACGTGAGCACGATTTCGCTGGTTTTATAGGTTTGTAAAAGGTTAAAGATTTCATCGAGGGCATAGGTTTTATCTTCTCTTGTGCCATGCACTTCGTTGATCATCGTTTTACCGGTAGTGACATCAATCGCACTGTAGCCAACAGAATAAATTTGGTGATTGCAGTCAATCAACAAAGAGACGAGGTAGTTTTCACTGGATTCGATGAGATAGTCAAAATTCGTTCCGGGGCTTATAATGTTGGAGATGTAACGTTTGACATGCGGTGGCTCACCCTTTTGGCGTACCAAAACGATGGTGTATTTTTTACTTTGAACCAGGCGGTTGAGGTAGCGATCCAGCGAAACAGAAGGGATGCCCGCCAGCAGAGGATTTTGCAGTGAATTTTCTAAAATGGATTTGTTTTTACGGGTAAGCTGGATGTTGAGTAGCTCTGAAACTTCCTTGGCTTTACCGATTTGATGCGTTTCATTATTGACTTCATAGGTTTCAAAAAAAGAGCCGATTTCCATAAAAACAATGGTGTTCTTGCCATATTTTGCTTCAAAAAAGAGCTGAAGGTCGAAGTAAATTTCAGTGAGTAATCTCTCTTTTGAGCAGAGCATTTGCGCAATATTTTCAAGCATTCGTGTCGTTTCCACCTCGTTAAAGTGGTTAGATTATAGCGCACGAAAGCATAAAGTTTGGTTTGGTAAAAGCCGTTTTAAGGTACAATAATAGCACTTAATGTAAAGGATAACCATGGAGATTGAAATTTCAACCCCCGCCCTTTTGTTTCCTGCGGTTTCGCTTCTTTTGTTGGCGTATACCAACCGTTTTCTAGCGGTGGCACAACTGGTTCGCATGCTTCATCGCCAATCACAAGAGCGAGAAAACTGTGAAGAGTTCAAACAGATTCAAAGCCTCAAATACCGTTTGGAACTCACCAAATGGATGCAATTTTTTGGTGTACTTTCGATCTTACTCTGTACACTTTCAATGTTCGAGCTTTTTTTAGGGCTTTTTGGCATTGGTAAACAGATTTTTGGGCTGAGCCTTATTGCGATGTGTGTATCTCTTTTTATCTCTCTTTGGGAAGTGATGATTTCCACCAGAGCGCTTAATATGGAACTGAGCGATATGCACAATCGTTGCAAAATAATCGAGGATAAATGAACCAATACTTGCTTGTAGGCGAAAAAAACCGCCTCAAAATCAACCGTTATACCGACAATGGCGTGTACCTGATCTGTGAAGATCAAGATGAAGTTTTAATGCCGAATCAATACGTGACCTACGCGATGAAAGAGGGCGACGAGATCGATGTGTTTGTCTATTTTGACTCCGAAGATCGCATCGTGGCGAGTACCACCTTTCCTAAAGCAATGCTCGATCAATTTGGCTGTTTTGAAGTGGTCGATGTCACGCCCTTTGGAGCGTTTTTGGACTGGGGTTTGCCTAAAGACCTTTTGGTTCCCAAAGCGTTGCAGAAATTTCCTTTTTACGTCGGTATGAAGGTGATCGTTCAGGTCAGCTTGGACGATGAGACGGGGCGTATTATCGGAACACAAAAGTACAACGACTTTCTCAAAAAAGATTTGAGTGCGCTCAAACTCAAACAAGAGGTGAACCTTTTGGTGCGTGAACGCACCCCGCTTGGCTTTAAAGTGATTGTCAACAACCTGTACGATGGGCTCATCTTTCACAATGAAATTTTTGAAAACGTTGAGATTGGCGATGAAAAAGTGGGTTATATCAAAACCCTTCGCAAAGACGGCAAACTGGACATTGTGTTGCGCCCCATTGGCGATAAAAGCGATGAAGTTGCCGCGGCTAAGATTGTTGAGATTTTAAGCTTTACAGGTGGTTCGTGCGAGATGAATTACAAGAGCACACCTGAGCTGATTTCGGATCGTTTTGGGCTGAGCCGTAAGGCGTATAAACGTGCCCTTACCAAACTGATTGAGGCTAAAAAACTCGAAGTGAATGATGAAGGTATGCGTCTTTTATGAGTCGAATTGCCATCATCGGAGCAGGCGCCTCAGGTCTTGTCTGTGCCATTGAAGCTTCTCGCAAAGGGCATAATGTGACGCTCTTTGAGAAGAACAGTAAAGTCGGGCGTAAGATTTTAGCCACGGGGAATGGCAAATGCAATATCTCCAATGAAAAGATTCAGTTAGAGCGTTATCATGGAAAATCCCCAAGCTTTGCCAAAGAGGCATTGAAACGTTTTGACACCTTTACATGTAAAGCTTTTTTTCGCTCGTTAGGTCTGGAAATGCGCGAGGGCGAAGAGGGTAGACTGTATCCTATGAGCCATCAAGCTTCCAGTGTGGTGGATATGCTTTTGCATGAAGTGCGATCTTTACATGTAAACATTGTGCTTGAGTGCGAAGTCACCAAAATCGAGAAAAAAGATGCCGCATTTGTTTTACATGTAAACGAGAAAACAGATGTTTTTGATGCGTGTGTCATTGCCACAGGAAGCGTTGCAATGCCCACGCTTGGAAGTTCTGGTAGTGGGTATGGTTTTGCAAAAAGCTTGGGTCATAGCGTCATTGAACCGTACCCTTCTTTGGTGCAGTTTGTCTGTGACGAGTCTCACCTTAAAGAGGTGAGTGGCGTGAAGATGGACGCGAACGTAGAGCTTTACATCGACAATCAAAAATGCCAAAGTGTGCAAGGCGATCTGCTTTTTACAGCATACGGACTTTCTGGTTCGGCGATTTTAGACCTGAGCCGTAAAGCCTCTCATGCTTTGGTGCAAGGCGAATCCGTCGATGTCGTGCTCGATCTTTTGCCCAATCTTTCGCGCGAAGCACTGACTTCTCTGTTTCAAAAAAGGCTTGCCGTTGGCAAAGAGAAGTCACTCTCGTTGTGGCTTGAGGGGATGATACCTAAAAAATTAGCGTATTTCATCATTGAAAATACTCACCTATCTCATATCAAAGAAGCCTCATCCTTGGGCGCTAAAGAGATTAAAAAAATGGTGTTTGCACTTAAATCACTCCGTTTACATGTAAAAGCAACCAAAGGGTTTGAGAGTGCCGAAGTGTGTGCCGGTGGTGTCGATGTGAGCGAATTGGAGAGTAAAAACTTGATGTCAAAGAAGATTCAAAATCTCTATTTTTGTGGGGAAGTGTTGGACATAGATGGCGATTGTGGTGGTTTTAATCTTCATTTTGCATGGGCTTCTGGGTATCTTGTAGGACAGAGTCTTTAGCTTTTTAAATACACTATTATGTATACTCAATTGTAAAAAGTA encodes the following:
- a CDS encoding efflux RND transporter permease subunit, translated to MQKFEQFIHSILVEERKKKLVLLFTLLAFLAAVMMFPTKIVLAKMLPGKSTNTFSIYIDLPNGSSYQETNAVNTCVVSILQKEKEVENIEVFNGMGSPLDYAGLVKGSGLKSGEYVSEIVVNLSDLHKRDERSFAMVHRLRPIIQKSCETLVAQTSIKMVEQPAGPPTMAALVVELYGDNASALNALGQRIKQILSQTKDLVDVDMLADKLFDKYSLVPDKEKVIRSHLSLAQINELLYLSFEGVHVAHKNSESSPSQIPLYVVLSESSKSLPYASKEELSAKLSALKLMNTQGMMVPLSEVVRVEKVKSTPTIMSKNLQTMVSIVAEADLVSQVYPLLDARSRIQDTLKDEFEISRSHLFDLTLKDKKSGEVFNLVWDGEMKVTMDTFRDLGGAFIAALILIFLLMVVYYKSFALSGIVLLGSFLSIIGVIVGHWIMDLFTSTTFFLTATSLIGFISLMGISSRNALLLIDFTKALMTQGMDKQEAIAKASATRAKPIVLTAAAIILASTLLATDPIFGGLGVALIFGTIAAVIVSLIVVPVLMSNTKAI
- a CDS encoding methyl-accepting chemotaxis protein — protein: MLTNLSIKARNILLACVVLLGLTAIHTTAKFFHDKEKVLLNLRENISSLKEDILTLRKHEKDFLMRHDVTYEKALLEASTKLLERLKIITQKADEKGINTTDLRQLQEVITTYVRIFNEVAAQKKRIGLSPEAGLEGHMRQAIHEAESGFKDLKDYKMQTLMLTLRRNEKDFMLRLSPKYAEEHRVNYEKALAYAQSHEELAFSVKLLETYRQSFVEFVKAYEVLGLNEKSGLNGKLRDTVHQTEALVAKSTQTLDTEIDESIRRTTVIYVIVGGMIVGSVLCLIFLIIRSVLVPLRGLTQAIVANERDLTLRYSTPYNDELKEIVDALNAFMERLRKIVIGAIHASDENAAVSHELSTTSNNIGKRAEEESHIVARTTQTGNQARDNIDGSVDNSKKAQVEIIQTNEALTEANQIFTVLIAKIEQTAVVESELQTKMVTLSHDADNVKGILSVISDIADQTNLLALNAAIEAARAGEHGRGFAVVADEVRKLAERTQKSLVEIHATVSVIVQAIVNAAAQIEQNATLFEGLVTQSAEVSHKIDTSVLLMGNAINVVALATRTSEETGSEIKTIVDEINEINHITSSNARDIEEIASAAEHLHSVTQKLNDQLHYFKV
- the efp gene encoding elongation factor P, which encodes MASISMGDLKKGLKIEINGTPYKIVEYQHVKPGKGAAFVRCKIKSFMDGKVIEKTFHAGDKCETPHLEDKIMQFLYDDGEFLQFMDSVSYEQIALSHDQVGEAADWIIDGMNVDMLYHNGKPISVEAPQFVELKIVETPPNFKGDTQGGKKPATLESGAVVQVPFHVVEGDVIKVDTVRGEYLEKVK
- a CDS encoding methyl-accepting chemotaxis protein, with the protein product MLSKIKVKLIFLFVILCVGFGIIGFDTIKMGSDAKGVAVRFQALQRLEADVLTCMMDLRGFQLLGNPKMLEHYEQSYQKSSQTIDKLATIFLSKVNQEKIAAIKKNFEEWHTMNVPRVKILAQYGKGVNDPTFEQYHPAEHATLNTLTQESAVHFDTLVEQLQSLTKSVEKTNFARLDTDEWVNKIALVIILMVVSVAFMMIARSIHRSVAEAQSKCEQMRQSKALNMSLQISSHDEISETMQTVNALLNEIATAIAQAKDNAAENASVAEELSSTSLEIGKRAEEEANVVKETTKEAETVALEIERTSADVTRVKETIYTAQKSLLLAQNLLNETIAQLDDTVHAESDINARLNQLSQDTDQVKSVLDVISDIAEQTNLLALNAAIEAARAGEHGRGFAVVADEVRKLAERTQKSLVETNATINVIVQSIQDICGQMNHNAKRIHDLGAFSVKVSTQTGDAVSLLDESAHAADGVVAKAENNVKRINTAVIHKIEAINSLSSSNARSVEEIAAAAEHLARLSESLSLTLAQFKTA
- a CDS encoding DJ-1 family glyoxalase III, whose amino-acid sequence is MSKKVIVPLAEGFEEIEALSIVDILRRAGIEVVMAGLESLHVKGAHGVTVVADALLKELDGNRFDMIALPGGLPGATNLAADQNVQALLKAFDAKGKAIAAICAAPYALKTAGVLKNTYTCYPGFQAKIGAEGYTANAKVIKEGNVTTSQGPSTAMLFALSLVEELCSKNVADALAKDLLIVS
- a CDS encoding DNA-binding protein; amino-acid sequence: MKTSDIINLLHNAIEAENMGKKISQKKMAETFGISMRTYQEWRLGSSAPMGIPVVFNMLGMLKDEDIVRLVRKINDGQKGTV